Proteins found in one Rhodovulum sp. MB263 genomic segment:
- the gloB gene encoding hydroxyacylglutathione hydrolase — protein MPLDIVTVPCLNDNYAYLVKGPGGAVLIDAPEAGPIAGALETRGWTLDTILITHHHHDHVEGVAELRARFGARVMGPAAEADRLPPLDRALSEGDRIGEGPIAADVIAVPGHTLGHVAYRFAAGDAVFTADSLMALGCGRLFEGTPAMMWDSLKKLSALPPETLVFSGHEYTSSNARFALTVEPGNAVLRDRSAEIDRLRAEGRPTVPVPLSVELATNPFLRADRPELRQALGMETESDIEVFAEIRARKDRF, from the coding sequence ATGCCCCTAGACATCGTCACCGTACCCTGCCTGAACGACAACTACGCCTATCTGGTCAAGGGGCCCGGCGGCGCGGTCCTGATCGACGCGCCCGAGGCCGGCCCGATCGCCGGGGCGCTCGAGACCCGCGGCTGGACGCTCGACACGATTCTGATCACCCACCACCATCACGACCATGTCGAGGGCGTCGCCGAGCTGCGCGCGCGCTTCGGGGCCAGGGTGATGGGGCCGGCGGCCGAGGCCGACCGGCTGCCGCCGCTCGACCGGGCGCTGTCAGAGGGCGACCGGATCGGCGAGGGACCCATTGCTGCCGATGTGATCGCGGTGCCGGGCCACACGCTGGGCCATGTCGCCTACCGCTTTGCCGCGGGGGATGCCGTCTTCACCGCCGACAGCCTGATGGCGCTTGGTTGCGGCAGGCTGTTCGAGGGCACGCCCGCGATGATGTGGGACAGCCTGAAAAAGCTCTCCGCGCTCCCGCCCGAGACCCTTGTATTCTCGGGCCATGAATATACATCCTCCAATGCCCGCTTCGCCCTGACTGTCGAGCCCGGCAATGCCGTGCTCCGCGACCGCTCCGCGGAAATCGACCGACTGCGCGCCGAGGGCCGTCCGACAGTTCCAGTTCCGCTTTCCGTAGAGCTCGCCACCAATCCGTTCCTGCGTGCCGACCGGCCCGAGCTCAGGCAGGCGCTCGGCATGGAAACCGAAAGCGATATCGAGGTCTTCGCCGAGATCCGCGCGCGCAAGGACAGGTTCTGA
- a CDS encoding class I SAM-dependent methyltransferase, producing the protein MHLDVLDLRNFYYRTNLGRVAQRAIRQQVRDIWPVAKGQTVAGFGFAVPLLRPLRASARRVVALMPGQQGVMPWPAGEENVSLLCEETAWPLPDGFVDKLILLHGLETSEHPAAVLEESLRVLRPGGRALFIVPNRSGLWARRDGTPFGFGRPYSSGQLEAQLRQHGFEPEAHRAALFSPPTSRRFWLKTAAIWENAGQRMSAYYAGGVLMVEATKRVYRPTGLPVQDGLPRPLRILEGLPKPGAEPA; encoded by the coding sequence ATGCATCTCGATGTTCTCGACCTGAGGAACTTCTACTACCGTACCAATCTGGGGCGCGTGGCGCAGAGGGCAATCCGCCAACAGGTGCGCGATATCTGGCCCGTGGCCAAGGGGCAGACGGTGGCGGGGTTCGGCTTCGCGGTGCCGCTGCTGCGGCCCTTGCGGGCCAGCGCGCGCCGGGTGGTGGCGCTGATGCCGGGCCAGCAGGGGGTGATGCCCTGGCCGGCCGGCGAGGAGAATGTCTCGCTGCTGTGTGAAGAGACCGCCTGGCCGCTGCCCGACGGCTTCGTCGACAAGCTGATCCTTTTGCACGGGCTCGAGACCAGCGAGCATCCGGCCGCGGTGCTGGAGGAATCGCTGAGGGTGCTGCGGCCTGGGGGCAGGGCGCTTTTCATCGTGCCGAACCGCTCGGGGCTCTGGGCGCGGCGGGACGGGACGCCGTTCGGCTTCGGCCGTCCCTACAGTTCCGGTCAGCTCGAGGCGCAATTGCGCCAGCACGGTTTCGAACCCGAGGCGCATCGGGCGGCGCTTTTCTCGCCCCCGACCTCAAGGCGATTCTGGCTTAAAACCGCAGCCATTTGGGAAAATGCGGGGCAACGCATGTCTGCCTATTATGCGGGCGGAGTGCTGATGGTCGAGGCAACGAAGCGGGTCTACCGTCCGACCGGGCTGCCCGTGCAGGATGGTCTGCCGCGCCCGTTGCGGATTCTCGAAGGGCTGCCCAAGCCCGGCGCCGAACCGGCCTGA
- a CDS encoding F0F1 ATP synthase subunit delta, giving the protein MSEPASISSGIAKRYATALFEITKEANAIPALEADVDALDAALVESGDFRDLISSPVYSRDQQSRAIGAIASKMGLGQILANTLQLMGSKRRLFVLPQLVSELRALIAEAKGEVSAEVVSARPLSEAQRKALAEALKQNAGKDVKINASVDESLIGGLIVKLGSKMIDTSIRARLSALQNTMKEVG; this is encoded by the coding sequence GTGTCCGAACCAGCTTCGATTTCGTCCGGCATTGCCAAGCGCTATGCCACCGCGCTGTTTGAGATTACCAAGGAAGCCAATGCCATTCCCGCACTCGAGGCCGATGTCGATGCGCTCGACGCCGCGCTTGTCGAAAGCGGGGATTTTCGGGATCTGATCTCGTCGCCCGTCTATTCGCGGGATCAGCAATCGCGTGCCATCGGCGCGATTGCGTCGAAAATGGGGCTGGGGCAAATTCTTGCCAATACGCTGCAGCTGATGGGCTCCAAGCGGCGCCTGTTCGTGCTGCCGCAGCTGGTTTCCGAACTTCGCGCGCTGATCGCCGAGGCCAAGGGCGAGGTCAGCGCCGAGGTCGTTTCGGCCCGGCCGCTGAGCGAGGCCCAGCGCAAGGCCCTGGCCGAGGCGCTCAAGCAGAACGCCGGCAAGGACGTCAAGATAAATGCTTCCGTCGATGAGAGTCTCATCGGCGGCCTTATCGTAAAACTGGGCTCGAAGATGATCGACACCTCGATCCGCGCGCGGCTCAGTGCACTCCAGAACACCATGAAAGAGGTCGGATAA
- the atpA gene encoding F0F1 ATP synthase subunit alpha: protein MGIQAAEISAILKEQIKNFGQEAEVAEVGRVLSVGDGIARVHGLDNVQAGEMVEFPGGIRGMALNLEVDNVGIVIFGSDRAIKEGDVVKRTNAIVDVPCGDALLGRVVDALGNPIDGKGPIAATERRVGDVKAPGIIPRKSVHEPMATGLKSVDAMIPIGRGQRELIIGDRQTGKTAVALDTILNQKSYNEAAGDDESKKLYCVYVAIGQKRSTVAQLVKKLEETGAMAYSIIVAATASDPAPMQYLAPYTATAMGEFFRDNGRHALMVYDDLSKQAVAYRQMSLLLRRPPGREAYPGDVFYLHSRLLERSAKMNEDHGAGSLTALPIIETQAGDVSAYIPTNVISITDGQIFLETDLFYQGIRPAVNTGLSVSRVGSAAQTNAMKSVAGPVKLELAQYREMAAFAQFGSDLDAATQKLLNRGARLTELMKQPQYSPLTNAEIVCVIFAGTQGYIDKVAVKDVTRYETDLLTFLRSRHQDLLDDITNNDRKVKGELEDKIRAALDEFAKNFA, encoded by the coding sequence ATGGGTATCCAAGCAGCTGAGATCTCTGCGATCCTCAAGGAGCAGATCAAGAATTTCGGTCAGGAGGCCGAAGTTGCAGAGGTAGGCCGCGTGCTGTCGGTGGGTGACGGCATTGCCCGTGTCCATGGCCTCGACAACGTCCAGGCGGGCGAGATGGTCGAGTTTCCGGGCGGTATCCGGGGCATGGCGCTGAACCTCGAGGTCGACAATGTCGGCATCGTGATCTTCGGCTCGGACCGTGCCATCAAGGAAGGCGATGTCGTCAAGCGCACCAACGCGATCGTGGACGTGCCCTGTGGTGATGCGCTGCTGGGCCGCGTGGTCGATGCTCTGGGCAACCCGATCGACGGCAAGGGCCCGATCGCGGCGACCGAGCGCCGCGTCGGCGACGTCAAGGCGCCGGGCATCATCCCGCGCAAATCGGTGCATGAGCCGATGGCCACCGGCCTGAAATCGGTCGACGCCATGATCCCGATCGGCCGCGGCCAGCGCGAGCTGATCATCGGCGACCGGCAGACCGGCAAGACCGCTGTGGCGCTCGACACGATCCTGAACCAGAAATCCTACAACGAAGCCGCAGGCGACGACGAGAGCAAGAAGCTCTACTGCGTCTACGTCGCCATCGGTCAGAAGCGCTCGACCGTGGCCCAGCTGGTGAAGAAGCTCGAGGAAACCGGCGCGATGGCCTATTCCATCATCGTCGCCGCCACCGCCTCGGACCCGGCGCCGATGCAGTATCTCGCCCCCTATACCGCGACTGCGATGGGCGAGTTCTTCCGCGACAATGGCCGTCATGCGCTGATGGTGTATGACGATCTGTCGAAACAGGCCGTCGCCTACCGTCAGATGTCGCTGCTGCTGCGCCGTCCGCCGGGGCGTGAAGCCTACCCGGGCGACGTGTTCTACCTGCACTCCCGCCTGCTGGAACGTTCGGCCAAGATGAACGAGGATCACGGCGCGGGCTCGCTGACCGCCCTGCCGATCATCGAGACCCAGGCGGGCGACGTGTCGGCCTATATCCCGACCAACGTGATCTCGATCACCGACGGCCAGATCTTCCTTGAAACCGACCTGTTCTATCAGGGCATCCGTCCGGCCGTGAACACCGGTCTGTCGGTGTCGCGTGTGGGCTCTGCGGCCCAGACCAACGCGATGAAATCGGTTGCGGGCCCGGTGAAGCTGGAACTGGCGCAGTATCGCGAGATGGCGGCCTTTGCCCAGTTCGGCTCGGACCTCGATGCCGCGACCCAGAAGCTGCTGAACCGCGGCGCGCGTCTGACCGAGCTGATGAAGCAGCCGCAATACTCGCCGCTGACCAATGCCGAGATCGTCTGCGTGATCTTCGCGGGCACCCAAGGCTATATCGACAAGGTCGCCGTCAAGGACGTGACCCGCTACGAGACCGACCTGCTGACCTTCCTGCGCAGCAGGCATCAGGATCTGCTGGACGACATCACCAACAACGACCGCAAGGTGAAGGGCGAGCTCGAGGATAAGATCCGCGCCGCGCTGGACGAATTCGCCAAGAACTTCGCCTGA
- a CDS encoding F0F1 ATP synthase subunit gamma, translating into MPSLKDLKNRIASVKSTRKITKAMQMVAAAKLRRAQEAAENARPYAAQMEKVMSGLAASATGAANAPKLLVGTGSEKVHLLVVMTAERGLCGGFNSSIVRLARHKAQDLIAEGKTVKILTVGRKGREQLKRDLGDHFVGHVDLSEVKRIRYGNAREISQDIISRFEAGEFDVATIFFSRFKSVISQEPTAQQIIPAVFDEPEDSSTMYDYEPTEGEIMAELLPRGVATQIFAALLENGASEQGARMSAMDNATRNAGEMIDKLNLEYNRSRQAAITKELIEIISGAEAL; encoded by the coding sequence ATGCCTAGCCTCAAGGACCTCAAGAACCGGATCGCCAGCGTCAAGTCGACGCGGAAGATCACGAAGGCCATGCAGATGGTCGCGGCGGCCAAGCTCCGCCGCGCCCAGGAAGCCGCCGAGAACGCGCGCCCCTATGCCGCGCAGATGGAAAAGGTCATGTCCGGACTCGCGGCCTCGGCCACGGGGGCGGCCAATGCGCCGAAACTCCTCGTCGGTACCGGCTCCGAGAAGGTGCACCTCCTGGTCGTCATGACGGCCGAGAGGGGCCTTTGCGGCGGCTTCAACTCGTCGATCGTGCGTCTGGCGCGCCACAAGGCGCAGGACCTCATCGCCGAGGGCAAGACCGTCAAGATCCTGACCGTGGGCCGCAAGGGCCGCGAGCAGCTGAAGCGCGACCTCGGCGACCATTTCGTCGGCCATGTCGACCTGAGCGAGGTCAAGCGCATCCGCTACGGAAATGCGCGCGAGATCTCGCAGGACATCATCTCCCGCTTCGAGGCGGGCGAGTTCGACGTCGCAACGATCTTCTTCAGCCGCTTCAAGTCGGTGATCAGCCAGGAACCGACCGCCCAGCAGATCATCCCGGCCGTCTTCGACGAACCCGAGGACAGCTCGACCATGTATGATTACGAGCCCACCGAGGGCGAGATCATGGCCGAGCTTCTGCCCCGCGGGGTGGCGACCCAGATCTTCGCCGCGCTCCTCGAGAACGGCGCCTCCGAACAGGGCGCGCGGATGTCCGCCATGGACAACGCGACCCGGAACGCGGGCGAGATGATCGACAAGCTGAACCTCGAGTACAACCGCTCGCGTCAGGCTGCGATCACCAAGGAGCTGATCGAAATCATTTCGGGCGCCGAGGCGCTCTAA
- the atpD gene encoding F0F1 ATP synthase subunit beta produces the protein MANAVGKVTQVIGAVVDVQFDQHLPEILNALETENNGKRLVLEVAQHLGENTVRTIAMDATEGLVRGAKVTDLEKPISVPVGDATLGRILNVIGEPVDEKGPVHATETRAIHQPAPEFAEQSTSSEILVTGIKVIDLLAPYSKGGKVGLFGGAGVGKTVLIMELINNIAKVHSGYSVFAGVGERTREGNDLYHEMIESNVIKVDDLSKSQVALVYGQMNEPPGARARVALTGLTLAEQFRDQSGTDVLFFVDNIFRFTQAGSEVSALLGRIPSAVGYQPTLATDMGALQERITSTKRGSITSVQAIYVPADDLTDPAPATSFAHLDATTVLSRAISELGIYPAVDPLDSTSRILDPSVVGEEHYQVARDVQGILQRYKSLQDIIAILGMDELSEEDKLTVARARKIQRFLSQPFDVAKVFTGSDGVQVPLEKTIASFKAVVAGEYDHLPESAFYMVGDIDDVVAKAEKMAADAA, from the coding sequence ATGGCAAATGCTGTAGGCAAGGTCACCCAGGTGATTGGTGCCGTGGTCGACGTTCAATTCGACCAACACCTGCCCGAGATCCTGAACGCGCTGGAAACCGAGAACAACGGCAAGCGTCTGGTGCTGGAAGTGGCCCAGCACCTCGGGGAGAACACCGTGCGCACCATCGCCATGGACGCGACCGAGGGTCTCGTGCGCGGCGCCAAGGTGACCGATCTGGAAAAGCCGATCTCGGTGCCGGTGGGCGATGCCACGCTCGGCCGCATCCTGAACGTGATCGGCGAGCCGGTCGATGAAAAGGGTCCGGTGCACGCCACGGAAACCCGCGCCATCCACCAGCCGGCGCCCGAATTCGCCGAACAGTCGACCTCGTCCGAGATCCTCGTGACCGGCATCAAGGTCATCGACCTGCTGGCGCCCTATTCCAAGGGCGGCAAGGTCGGCCTCTTCGGCGGTGCCGGCGTGGGCAAGACCGTTCTGATCATGGAACTGATCAACAACATCGCCAAGGTGCACTCCGGCTACTCGGTGTTCGCGGGTGTTGGCGAGCGGACCCGTGAAGGCAACGACCTCTATCACGAGATGATCGAGTCGAACGTCATCAAGGTCGACGATCTGTCCAAGTCGCAGGTGGCGCTGGTCTATGGCCAGATGAACGAGCCTCCGGGAGCCCGGGCCCGCGTCGCGCTGACCGGCCTGACCCTGGCCGAGCAGTTCCGCGACCAGTCCGGCACCGACGTGCTGTTCTTCGTCGACAACATCTTCCGCTTCACCCAGGCGGGCTCCGAGGTGTCGGCGCTTCTGGGCCGGATCCCCTCGGCGGTGGGCTATCAGCCGACGCTGGCGACCGACATGGGCGCGCTGCAGGAACGCATCACCTCGACCAAGCGTGGCTCGATCACCTCGGTTCAGGCGATCTACGTGCCTGCGGACGACCTCACCGACCCGGCGCCCGCGACCTCGTTCGCCCACCTCGACGCCACCACCGTGCTGTCGCGTGCGATTTCCGAACTCGGCATCTACCCGGCGGTGGATCCGCTCGACTCGACCTCGCGGATCCTCGATCCCTCCGTCGTCGGCGAAGAGCATTACCAGGTGGCGCGCGACGTGCAGGGTATCCTGCAACGCTACAAGTCGCTGCAGGACATCATCGCCATCCTCGGCATGGACGAACTGTCGGAAGAGGACAAGCTGACCGTGGCCCGCGCCCGGAAGATCCAGCGGTTCCTCAGCCAGCCCTTCGACGTGGCGAAGGTCTTCACCGGTTCGGACGGCGTCCAGGTGCCGCTTGAAAAGACCATCGCGTCGTTCAAGGCGGTCGTGGCCGGCGAATACGATCACCTGCCCGAATCCGCCTTCTACATGGTGGGCGACATCGACGATGTGGTCGCCAAGGCCGAGAAGATGGCGGCCGACGCGGCCTGA
- a CDS encoding F0F1 ATP synthase subunit epsilon — protein sequence MADTMQFDLVAPERRVASEKATSVVIPGFEGDLTAMPQHAPLITTLRPGLLEVFTESGSRKYIVTGGFAEITADGATVLAERSHPVEEVTQEMIDEMVAEARAAARDAHPDVVDAAARMLADMVAMGTHMGFEPRA from the coding sequence ATGGCCGACACGATGCAATTCGATCTGGTGGCGCCGGAACGCCGCGTGGCCTCGGAAAAGGCGACCTCGGTCGTGATCCCGGGCTTCGAGGGCGACCTGACCGCGATGCCCCAGCACGCGCCCCTGATCACCACCCTGCGCCCCGGCCTGCTGGAGGTCTTCACCGAGTCCGGGTCGCGGAAATATATCGTCACCGGCGGCTTCGCCGAGATCACCGCCGACGGGGCCACGGTGCTGGCCGAGCGCTCGCACCCGGTCGAAGAGGTGACCCAGGAGATGATCGACGAGATGGTCGCCGAGGCCCGCGCGGCCGCCCGTGACGCCCATCCCGACGTTGTCGACGCCGCGGCCAGGATGCTGGCCGACATGGTGGCGATGGGTACGCATATGGGCTTCGAGCCCCGGGCCTGA
- a CDS encoding VWA domain-containing protein yields the protein MFLPFFQTLRASGIPVSLREYLSFLDGMKAGLVTYDTEGFYYLARTALVKDERQLDRFDRAFAQSFGGLEDIDPGEVIEALDLPEEWLRKLAERDLSPEERAGIEAMGGFDKLMEALKERLKEQKERHQGGNRWIGTAGTSPFGAYGYNPEGVRIGQDESRHRRAVKVWDRRDFRNLDDSVELGTRNIKVALKRLRRWARDGAREELDLDGTIRATADRGYLDVKTRPERRNAVKVLLFLDVGGSMDDHIRVVEELFSAACAEFKHLEHYYFHNCLYEGVWRENRRRWDRVTPTWEVLRTYGSDYKCIFVGDASMSPYEIAFAGGANEHWNAEPGQVWLERARAQWPDHLWINPVPEQHWPYTRSIGMIQEIFEDRMVPMTLDGIERGMKSLG from the coding sequence ATGTTCCTGCCCTTCTTCCAGACCCTCCGCGCCAGCGGCATTCCGGTCTCGCTCCGCGAGTATCTGAGCTTTCTCGACGGCATGAAGGCCGGGCTCGTCACCTATGACACCGAGGGCTTCTATTATCTCGCCCGCACCGCGCTGGTGAAGGACGAGCGCCAGCTCGACCGGTTCGACCGGGCCTTCGCGCAAAGCTTCGGCGGGCTCGAGGATATCGATCCCGGCGAGGTGATCGAGGCGCTCGATCTGCCCGAGGAATGGCTGCGCAAGCTGGCCGAGCGCGATCTCAGCCCCGAGGAGCGGGCCGGGATCGAGGCCATGGGCGGGTTCGACAAGCTGATGGAGGCGCTCAAGGAACGGCTGAAGGAGCAGAAAGAACGCCATCAGGGCGGCAACAGGTGGATCGGCACCGCCGGAACCTCGCCCTTCGGGGCCTACGGCTACAATCCCGAGGGCGTGCGGATCGGTCAGGACGAAAGCCGCCACCGCCGCGCGGTCAAGGTCTGGGACCGGCGCGACTTCCGCAATCTCGACGATTCGGTCGAGCTTGGCACCCGCAACATCAAGGTGGCGTTGAAACGCCTGCGCCGCTGGGCCCGCGACGGCGCCCGCGAGGAACTCGACCTCGACGGCACGATCCGCGCGACCGCCGATCGCGGCTATCTCGACGTCAAGACCCGGCCCGAACGGCGCAATGCCGTCAAGGTGCTGCTGTTTCTGGATGTCGGCGGATCGATGGACGACCATATCCGGGTGGTCGAAGAGCTGTTCTCGGCTGCGTGCGCCGAGTTCAAGCATCTCGAGCATTACTACTTCCACAACTGCCTTTACGAAGGCGTCTGGCGCGAGAACCGCCGCCGCTGGGACCGGGTCACGCCGACCTGGGAGGTGTTGCGGACCTACGGGTCCGACTATAAGTGCATCTTCGTCGGCGATGCCAGCATGTCGCCCTATGAGATCGCCTTTGCCGGCGGCGCCAACGAGCACTGGAACGCCGAGCCCGGCCAGGTCTGGCTGGAGCGCGCCCGCGCACAATGGCCGGACCATCTCTGGATCAACCCGGTCCCCGAGCAGCACTGGCCCTATACCCGGTCGATCGGCATGATCCAGGAGATCTTCGAAGACCGCATGGTGCCGATGACCCTGGACGGGATCGAGCGGGGCATGAAATCGCTCGGTTAG
- a CDS encoding DUF2927 domain-containing protein, producing MPGPEPTPVTRHASRVASLVLALALAGCAAAPRPELSAPPPTAAAELPPMKTFTSHRVTPPERPNAAIARDFLDLAFQMESGRPLPYMTRFEEPITLRVTGPAPPTLGPDLAALLARLRREAGISIRRVASDADAKVTIEFVARAKLQRLVPQAACFVVPRISSWDEYRRSRRSGEIDWTTLAIRERVTVFIPGDVSPQEVRDCLHEELAQAIGPLNDLYRLPDSVFNDDNFHTVLTGFDMLVLRVYYAPELPNGTTRQEAARLLPGLLARLNPRGERPGPALPPSPTPRAWIDAIETALGPATSASRRVAAARRAVEIARSQGWRDTRMGFSLFALGRLSLDRNAAETSLAAFVEAGRIYAAQPVTRVQSAHVAMHIAAFALSGDRPAAAIALIDAHLDDVRAGENAALLASMLLMKATALEMLGRGSEAGAIRHEALGWARYGFGSAAEVRVRMAEIASLSPARSD from the coding sequence GTGCCGGGACCTGAGCCGACGCCTGTCACGCGGCATGCCTCGCGGGTGGCGAGCCTCGTGCTGGCCCTTGCGCTTGCAGGCTGCGCCGCCGCCCCGCGCCCCGAGCTGAGCGCCCCTCCCCCGACGGCCGCAGCCGAACTGCCGCCGATGAAGACCTTCACCAGCCACCGCGTGACGCCGCCCGAGCGCCCGAATGCCGCCATCGCCCGGGACTTCCTCGATCTTGCCTTCCAGATGGAAAGCGGGCGCCCCCTGCCCTACATGACCCGCTTCGAGGAACCGATCACCCTGCGCGTCACCGGCCCTGCACCGCCGACCCTCGGGCCCGATCTGGCCGCGCTTCTGGCCCGGCTCCGCCGCGAGGCCGGCATTAGCATCCGCCGCGTCGCATCCGATGCCGATGCCAAGGTCACCATCGAGTTCGTTGCCCGGGCCAAGCTTCAGCGGCTGGTGCCGCAGGCCGCCTGTTTCGTCGTGCCCCGGATCTCGTCCTGGGACGAATACCGCCGCAGCCGCCGCTCGGGCGAGATCGACTGGACGACGCTTGCCATCCGCGAGCGAGTGACGGTCTTCATTCCCGGCGATGTCAGCCCGCAGGAAGTGCGTGACTGCCTGCATGAGGAACTCGCACAGGCCATCGGCCCACTGAACGATCTGTACCGACTGCCCGATTCGGTCTTCAACGACGACAATTTCCACACCGTCCTGACCGGCTTCGACATGCTGGTGCTGCGCGTCTATTACGCGCCCGAACTTCCGAACGGCACCACCCGGCAGGAGGCCGCGCGGCTGCTGCCCGGACTTCTCGCAAGGCTCAATCCGCGCGGCGAGCGACCTGGCCCGGCCCTGCCGCCCTCGCCCACGCCGCGGGCCTGGATCGACGCCATCGAGACCGCGCTCGGACCGGCAACCTCCGCCTCGCGCCGGGTGGCGGCGGCCCGCAGGGCTGTCGAGATCGCCCGCAGCCAGGGCTGGCGCGACACCCGGATGGGCTTCAGCCTGTTTGCCCTGGGGCGGCTGTCGCTCGACCGGAACGCGGCGGAGACCTCGCTTGCGGCCTTCGTCGAAGCCGGAAGGATCTATGCTGCCCAACCCGTGACGCGGGTGCAATCGGCCCATGTGGCCATGCATATCGCCGCCTTCGCGCTGTCGGGCGACCGGCCCGCAGCCGCGATTGCGCTGATCGACGCCCATCTCGACGATGTCCGGGCGGGCGAGAATGCGGCGCTGCTGGCCTCGATGCTGTTGATGAAGGCCACGGCGCTCGAGATGCTCGGCCGGGGCAGCGAGGCAGGCGCAATCCGGCACGAGGCGCTTGGCTGGGCCCGCTACGGCTTCGGCTCGGCGGCGGAGGTGCGGGTCCGGATGGCCGAGATCGCCAGCCTGTCCCCGGCCCGGTCCGACTAG
- a CDS encoding GNAT family N-acetyltransferase: MTDLLVRPLRPEDAAAWRRLWTAYLDFYDSAVPAETCDITFARLLHGGDPNMGCRLALIGGRPVGLVHFIFHRHCWKPENVCYLQDLYADPEVRGRGVGRALIEAVYAVADSRGTPSVYWLTQEFNDTARQLYDRIGQPTAFVKYVRG, from the coding sequence GTGACCGACCTTCTCGTCCGTCCGCTTCGCCCCGAAGACGCCGCCGCCTGGCGCCGCCTCTGGACCGCCTATCTCGATTTCTATGACAGCGCGGTTCCGGCCGAGACCTGCGACATCACCTTCGCCCGGCTGCTGCATGGCGGCGACCCGAACATGGGCTGCCGTCTCGCGCTGATCGGTGGCCGTCCGGTCGGGCTGGTGCATTTCATCTTCCACCGCCATTGCTGGAAGCCCGAAAACGTCTGCTATCTGCAAGACCTCTATGCCGATCCCGAGGTTCGCGGCCGCGGCGTCGGCCGGGCCCTGATCGAGGCGGTCTATGCCGTGGCCGATTCCCGCGGCACGCCCTCGGTCTACTGGCTGACACAGGAGTTCAACGACACCGCCCGACAGCTTTACGACCGCATCGGCCAGCCCACAGCCTTCGTGAAATATGTCCGTGGCTGA